A single window of Zootoca vivipara chromosome 17, rZooViv1.1, whole genome shotgun sequence DNA harbors:
- the CABP1 gene encoding calcium-binding protein 1 isoform X4, with amino-acid sequence MRTMGYMPTEMELIELSQQINMNQGGHVDFDDFVELMGPKLLAETADMIGVKELRDAFREFDTNGDGEISTNELREAMKKLLGQQVGHRDIEDIIRDVDLNGDGRVDFEEFVRMMSR; translated from the exons ATGCGCACCATGGGCTACATGCCAACGGAAATGGAACTCATCGAGCTCTCCCAGCAGATCAACATGAACC AGGGTGGCCACGTAGATTTCGATGACTTTGTGGAACTGATGGGACCAAAGCTTCTGGCAGAGACGGCAGACATGATTGGGGTCAAGGAGCTACGCGATGCCTTCAGGGAG TTCGACACAAACGGTGATGGAGAGATCAGCACCAATGAACTACGAGAAGCAATGAAGAAGCTGCTCGGGCAGCAAGTGGGTCACCGGGACATAGAAGACATAATAAGGGACGTCGACCTGAATGGAGACGGACGAGTGGATTTTgaag AGTTTGTCAGGATGATGTCCCGCTGA